Proteins encoded by one window of Ruminococcaceae bacterium R-25:
- a CDS encoding putative dehydrogenase, translating to MLKVGILGCGSIAAKVADSLKSSKKVVIEGVASRERAKAKKFAAAHCPDAKVYTGYEKLAQSPDIDLIYIATPNTYHYEHAILCIKEYKNVLIEKPFAMSKAETDSIFFEAKNRGVFVAEAMWTSYLPLHKKALEWIEKGRVGQVKYVTANLGYEISNVPRLNSTVLGGGSYLDLGVYTTNFALSFMGDDIKVSRVFARKVSSGIDRDTTYSMETEDGAILGNFYVTMCADTDRDGVIIGERGKIKLTNINNYRKITLYSTDDVLLDEIETKDSYLKGYVYEFEACADAISKGLIQAPDMPWSRTVKIAQINDTIRSMM from the coding sequence ATGCTCAAAGTCGGTATCTTAGGTTGCGGATCCATTGCTGCTAAAGTGGCAGACAGTCTTAAGAGTAGCAAGAAGGTTGTTATAGAAGGCGTTGCGTCCAGAGAAAGGGCGAAGGCCAAGAAATTTGCTGCTGCACACTGTCCTGACGCGAAGGTCTATACAGGTTATGAAAAACTCGCACAGTCTCCGGACATCGACCTCATTTATATAGCAACGCCCAACACATATCACTATGAACACGCTATCCTCTGCATCAAGGAATATAAGAATGTCCTTATCGAAAAGCCTTTTGCTATGAGCAAGGCTGAGACGGACAGCATCTTCTTTGAAGCAAAGAACAGAGGCGTTTTTGTCGCAGAAGCGATGTGGACATCTTATCTGCCGCTCCATAAGAAAGCCCTCGAGTGGATCGAAAAGGGAAGAGTCGGTCAGGTCAAATATGTTACCGCAAATCTCGGATATGAGATATCCAATGTTCCCAGACTCAACAGCACAGTCTTAGGTGGCGGCAGCTATCTTGATCTCGGAGTTTATACTACGAATTTCGCACTCTCTTTCATGGGTGATGACATTAAGGTTTCCAGGGTATTTGCGAGAAAAGTATCTTCAGGTATCGACCGCGACACAACATACTCTATGGAGACAGAAGACGGCGCTATACTCGGTAATTTCTACGTCACTATGTGCGCTGATACTGACAGGGACGGCGTTATCATTGGTGAGAGAGGCAAGATCAAGCTCACAAATATAAATAATTACCGCAAGATAACTCTTTATTCGACAGATGACGTCCTTTTGGATGAGATTGAGACAAAAGACAGCTATCTCAAAGGCTATGTATATGAATTTGAAGCCTGCGCCGATGCTATCTCAAAGGGCCTCATCCAAGCTCCTGACATGCCCTGGAGCAGAACAGTTAAGATCGCCCAGATCAACGATACCATTCGTTCAATGATGTAA